In Geobacillus kaustophilus, a genomic segment contains:
- a CDS encoding minor capsid protein produces the protein MRTPSNEYWERRARQRMASYQREAEATIRTITRAYDKAIRDIQDEIVRIFNRFAKDGQMTPEEARRLLNEPMNRSEWEEIKAKIAEIEDPKNRRQLLNRLNAPAYRARITRLQALKEQIYLQCKIIADAEIRASTEGYIGTINEAYYRTMFDIQRGLGVGFEFATMPIQTVETILKNPWSGEHFSSRIWSNTDELARQLNQVITAGFMSGIGVRKMIQEIEERFNVGKHAAARLVRTETTYMANAAEIESYKEAEIEKYIFVATLDLRTSPQCRAHDRKVYNVKDAVPGKNMPPLHPYCRSTTRAYFGPETLQNIQRRARDPVTGKTYLVPADMSYEQWRKNIEEKHSQDRIVALDKQILNKVADYKQYERYKEVLGDDAPKSFESFQNLKYGDSEAWSLVKLDYSRRNRLISNPELKLPNAENATAADEKFTKYLFNPDNKKGWAKGVAFTSRLGYNADNWKELQQEIIKRAAIYPATQKGKNNFGELYEQKMILYGKNRRPANVIVGWIVNENTTRMTSTYIKEVKGNND, from the coding sequence ATGAGGACGCCATCGAATGAGTATTGGGAGCGTCGGGCCAGGCAGCGGATGGCGTCGTATCAGCGGGAGGCCGAGGCAACGATCCGAACGATCACACGGGCCTATGACAAGGCGATCCGGGATATACAGGACGAGATCGTGCGGATTTTCAACCGCTTTGCCAAAGACGGACAAATGACGCCTGAGGAGGCCAGGCGGCTACTCAATGAGCCGATGAATCGGAGCGAATGGGAAGAAATCAAAGCAAAAATAGCTGAAATCGAGGATCCAAAAAACCGACGGCAGCTGCTGAATAGATTGAACGCCCCGGCATATCGGGCCAGGATCACGCGGCTGCAGGCACTCAAGGAGCAAATTTATCTCCAATGTAAAATCATTGCGGATGCCGAGATCCGGGCCAGTACGGAAGGGTACATCGGCACGATCAATGAAGCCTACTATCGGACGATGTTTGATATTCAGCGCGGTCTCGGCGTCGGGTTCGAATTCGCTACCATGCCTATACAAACCGTTGAAACGATCCTGAAAAATCCATGGTCCGGCGAACATTTCAGCAGCCGGATTTGGAGCAATACGGATGAACTGGCCAGGCAGTTGAATCAAGTTATCACGGCAGGATTTATGAGTGGCATCGGGGTACGAAAGATGATTCAAGAGATTGAAGAACGCTTCAACGTAGGCAAGCACGCCGCGGCTCGGTTGGTCCGCACTGAAACAACATATATGGCCAACGCAGCGGAGATAGAAAGTTACAAGGAAGCTGAAATTGAAAAATATATTTTCGTTGCGACGCTCGATCTTCGGACCTCTCCCCAGTGCCGGGCGCATGACCGGAAGGTGTATAACGTCAAAGACGCTGTACCGGGCAAGAATATGCCGCCGCTGCATCCGTATTGCCGCAGCACGACGCGGGCATATTTTGGCCCCGAGACGCTGCAGAACATCCAGCGCCGGGCCCGGGATCCGGTGACTGGGAAAACGTATCTTGTGCCGGCTGATATGAGTTATGAACAGTGGAGGAAAAATATCGAAGAGAAACACAGTCAAGATCGGATTGTAGCGCTGGATAAGCAAATCCTGAATAAGGTAGCCGATTATAAACAATATGAGCGGTACAAGGAGGTGCTCGGAGACGATGCTCCGAAATCCTTTGAGTCATTTCAGAATTTGAAATATGGTGATAGTGAAGCCTGGAGTTTGGTAAAATTGGATTATAGCAGGAGAAATCGATTGATTTCGAATCCCGAATTAAAGCTTCCAAATGCTGAAAATGCAACTGCCGCAGACGAGAAATTCACAAAATATCTGTTTAACCCTGACAATAAAAAAGGATGGGCAAAAGGCGTTGCCTTCACTAGCAGATTAGGATATAATGCGGATAATTGGAAGGAACTGCAGCAGGAAATAATAAAACGTGCGGCGATTTACCCGGCTACTCAGAAAGGCAAGAATAATTTTGGAGAACTATATGAGCAAAAAATGATTCTTTATGGAAAAAACAGAAGGCCGGCCAATGTAATTGTTGGGTGGATAGTGAATGAAAATACAACGAGGATGACATCGACTTATATCAAGGAAGTGAAGGGCAATAATGATTAA